The stretch of DNA CATGCCACCGAATATGGCCGGATGTATGCCCGGTCCACGTCGGAGCAGTTCTCCGTGCCTTCCATCACCACAGTCATCAGCCAACAGCCGCATGGCCTGGACGGCTGGTTTGGCTACATGGGGGCAAGCAGCCTGGCCAAGGACCCGCTGTTGTCCGATTGCCTGGGCAGCCCTGCAAAGATCAAACAGGCCATCAACCGGGCGGCCAAGGCCGCTGAGGCTTATCGGGACGATGCCGCGCGCCGCGGGGACCGTGTCCACACCTACTGCGAGCAGGTTGCCCTGCGCGCACTGGGACGTCCGCATGCCATGAAGGAAGCGCGGGAGGCGCTGGCCGCCAACGGGGAGGAAGCCTTCGCCGTACGGTTCGATGAATGGTGGGACCTTTTCCGGGTGGAGCCCCTCGCTCCGGAAATCACTGTGTGGAACAAGGCAGTGGGGTACGCCGGCACCCTGGACCTGGTGGCACGGATTAATGGCCGCATCTGCCTCATCGACTACAAAACCAAGGGCACTACCCGGGACGGCCAGGTCAAATCCCTCGACGACAAAGTGGTGATGCAGCTGGTAGCCGGCATGAAGGCCGAGGAGAGCCTGGTGGATCCGGTGGCCGGAACCTGGGAACCGTGGAAGTACGGGGAAGACCCTGTCCTGCTGGCGGTGGCCATTGGCGAAACAGAGGTCCGCCCGGTGCGGGCCAACCCCGAGGTCCTCAAGCACCACTGGTGGAAGTTCTGCGCACTGCGTCGCGTCTGGGAACTCTCGGCCGACACCATCAGTGCCGGCACCGCGCTTCTCCCCATCGCCCCGCCGCCGCTGGCCCAGGCCCGCACCGCCTAGCACCTAAACTGGTTTGGTCCCATTGCCGCCAACCGTGAGGAAAATCCGCGCATGGCTATTCTGAATATCCGCATCATCGGCGATCCCGTGCTCCGCACTGTGGCCGATCCTGTGACGGAATTCGGGCCTGAACTTGCCAAGCTGGTCGCCGACATGACCGAAACCATGGAAGACGTCGATGGCGCCGGCCTTGCCGCGCCCCAGATCGGTGTCAGCAAGCGCGTATTCACCTACCGGATTGACGGCGTCGAAGGGCACATCATCAACCCGGTACTCGAAAACAGTGACGACTACCAGCCGGACCATGTGGAGGGCTGCCTGTCCATCCCGGGCCTTGGCTTCCCCGTGCGCCGTTTCCGCGCCACCCGCGTCACCGGCGTGGACATGCACGGGAACCCCGTCTCCCTCGAAGGCGAGGGCATGCTGGCCCGCTGCTTCCAGCACGAGAACGACCACCTGGACGGCGTCCTCTACACCGACCGGCTGGAGGGCGAGGACCGGAAAGCCGCCCTGCGCTCCATTCGCAACGCCAACTACGACTCCGTGGCGGAGCGCACCACAGCCAAGCGTGCCAAGACCGTGGGGTCCAGCTTCGGTGGAGCGAGCTTCGGCGGACCCGGGGCAACGGGACAGTCTTCCGGCTCCAGCTTTGGTAACGCCGGGTGAGGGTCCTTTTCGCGGGGACTCCCGCCGTCGCGGTTCCCTCCCTGGACGCCCTCGTCGAGGCAGGATTCGACGTCGTTGCCGTCCTGACCCGCCCCGACGCTCCGATCGGCCGCAAACGCGTCCTCACGCCGTCGCCGGTCGCCGCGCGGGCCGCTGAACTCGGGCTGGATGTCATTTACGCCGCAAAGGTTGACGACGCCGCCATCGAACAGATCTCGGCCGCTGCCCCCGATGTCGCCGCCATCGTGGCCTACGGCGGGCTGGTTCCCCCGGCAGCCCTGGCCATTCCACGGCACGGATGGATCAACCTGCACTTTTCGCTGCTGCCTGCGTGGCGGGGTGCCGCACCCGTGCAACGGTCGGTCATGGCCGGCGACGACGTCACCGGGGCGGTGACCTTCCAGCTGGAAAAGGGGCTCGATACGGGACCGGTGTTCGGCACCCTCACCGAGGCCGTCGGCCCGGAGGACACGTCCGGCCAGCTCCTGGAACGGCTCTCGCACAGCGGCGCCGTCCTCCTGGCGCAGACCCTGTCCGCAATCGAAACAGGCAAGGCATCTGCGGTGCCCCAGGCCGGAGACGTGTCGCTGGCGCCAAAGCTCACCCTGGAAGACGGGCACCTGAACTGGCACCACCCCGCCCTGGCCATCGGCCGCCAGGCCCGGGGCGCCACCCCCGAGCCGGGAGCCTGGACGCTCCTGGACGGCCAGCGGGTAAAGCTCGATCCTGTGCGGCTGCGCCCGGATGTCGAGGACCTCGCACCGGGTGCCCTGGCGTTTCACGGCAAGAGCGTGCTGGTGGGCACCGGCTCCCACGCGGTGGAGCTGACCCGCATCCAGCCCGCCGGAAAAAAGATGATGGCCGCGCCCGATTGGGCCCGCGGCATTGGTTCGCTGGAAGGCGTGGTATTCGAATGAGTGGATCCGGTACGAATTCCGGTGGTGCACAGCAGGGCCGTCCGTCCGGCCGCGGGCGCGGCGCGGGCCAAAACGGCCGCGGCCAGGGCGGCCCCCGGGACAACAGCCGCCGTGACGCCCAGGGCCGGGAGCGGAACCGCGGCCCGCAGCGGAACTTCACCGAAAACGCGCCCGCCCAGCGCACCCGCCGGGCGGACCCCGCCCGGTTGGTGGCATTCGAGGTACTCCGCGCCGTTGCACAGGAGGACGCCTACGCCAACCTCGTGCTGCCGGCCCGGATCCGGCAGCACCGGCTGGACAAGCGCGACGCCGGGTTCGCTACCGAGCTGAGCTGTGGCGCGCTGAGGGGACAGGGAACCTACGACGCCGTCCTGGCGCGCTGCGTCGACCGGCCGCTGGACCAGCTCGACCCCGCAGTCCTGGATGCGCTGCGCATCGGCGTTCACCAGCTTCTCGCCATGCGCGTCCCCGCCCATGCGGCACTCGACCAGACGGTGGGTCTTGCCCGCGCCGTCATTGGTGCAGGACCCTCCGCCCTGATTAACGCGGTCCTCCGCAAAGTCAGCGCCCACAGCCTGGATGAGTGGCTGGACGTGCTGGCAGCGGACGAAACCGACGAAACCCGCATCGCGTCACTCCGCCACGCCCACCCCGAATGGATCGTCCGGGCCATGCGCCAGGCACTGGTGGCCCACGGCCGCCCCGTCGGGGAAATCAACGCCCTGCTCGAAGCGGACAACGCGGCGCCGGTGGTCAACCTCGTGGCCCTTCCCGGCCTGGGGAACCTCGACGAAGCGCTTGAAGACGGCGCCACGCCTGGTGAACTTGTTGAAGGCTCTGCGCTGTCCAGTGGTGGAGACCTTGGACGGTTGTCCTCGGTACGCGCAGGCACCACCCGGGTACAGGATGTCGGCTCGCAACTGGTGGCCCGGGCGATGGCTGCGGTGGAGCTGGGAACCGCCGGGCCCGATGACGCAGCGCCCGAAGCCTGGCTCGACCTCTGCGCCGGACCGGGCGGGAAGGCGGCCCTGCTCGGTGCCCTTGCCCGGGAACGCGGCGCCACGTTGCTGGCCAACGAACCCGCACCGCACCGCGCCAAATTGGTCAAACAGGCATTGTCCGCCGTCCCGGAAGACACCTGGCAGGTACGCACAGGTGACGGCCGCGAGGTCGGCGCAGAGCACCCCGGATCCTTCGACCGCGTCCTGGTGGATGTGCCCTGCAGCGGCCTGGGGGCACTGCGCCGCCGGCCCGAATCCCGCTGGCGCCGCTCGCCCAAGGACCTGGCGGACCTCGGGCCGCTGCAGCGCGACCTGCTCTCGTCGGCACTGGCAGCTGTCCGGCCCGGGGGAGTGGTTGCCTACGTGACGTGCTCACCGCATCCTGCCGAAACCACTGCCGTGGTGTCGGACGCCCTGCGGAAACGCGACGACCTGGAACTCCTTGACGCGGGGGCCGCACTCGACGCCGTCAGTCTCACCGGAAACCTGGGTGCCGGGCATGAAATGACAGCGCAGCTGTGGCCCCATCTCCACAGCACCGACGCCATGTTCCTGGCCCTGATCCGGAAAAAGGCCTGACGCCGACGCTTCGGCACACGTACCCGAGCCACCCTTCGAAAGGCATCCCCGTGACGCAATGCTGCATCAACCCGAGCATCCTCTCGGCCGACTTCGTCAACCTTGAGGCCGAGCTGAAGCGCATCAGCAACGCCGACGCCGTGCACGTGGACGTCATGGACAACCATTTCGTCCCCAACCTCACCATCGGACTGCCGGTGGTCCAGCGGATCCAGGCGGTCAGCCCCGTTCCCCTGGACGCCCATTTGATGATCGCCGACGCCGACCGCTGGGCGCCTGGCTTCGCGGACGCGGGCCTGGCCTCGGTTACGTTCCATGCGGAGGCGTCCATCGCGCCCATCAAGCTGGCCCGTGAACTCCGCAACAGGGGTGCGAAGGCCGGCATGGCACTGCGGCCGTCCACCCCCGTGGAACCGTACCTGGACATGATGTCCGAACTGGACATGCTCCTCATCATGACTGTGGAACCCGGGTTCGGCGGCCAGGCCTTCCTCGACGTCACCCTCCCCAAGATCCGCCGCGCCCGCGCCGCCATCGACGGTTCCGGCATCGGTGTGGCCATTCAGGTTGACGGCGGAATCACAGAGGAAACCATCACCCGCGCCGCGGAAGCCGGAGCCAACGTGTTCGTGGCAGGTTCCGCCGTCTACGGAGCCGAGGACCCCGGCGCCGCCATCGACAGGCTCCGCGAAGCAGGCAGCCGTTCGTTACGGAACGCGACGGCGGAATAAGAAGGAGCCACACCCTGTTGTGGCACAATAACAACACACATACGTGCTCCGGGGTCGGTGTAAGTCCGAACCGGCGGTGATAGTCCGCGACCCGCGAACCGGTGGTTTCTCCTGGCTGGCCAGGAGAAGTCCCGCGAACGGTTGAACCGGTGAAATTCCGGTACCGACAGTTAAAGTCTGGATGAGAGAAGCACGTACAGCTGTATCTTCGGGGCCCGTGGGCTCCGAAGCGTTCTGCTGTCGTATACCCCCGGAGCCATCGCGGTTCTGACAGGGAAGGAACGACACATACATGGACCTCCTGCGATGGCTCTTTGACGCTCAGATCCCCGTGGGGGGATCTGTCCTGATATTGAGAGAAGTGCTGGGCAACATTTTCGGCCTGGCAAGTGCATTCGGCGGCATGCGCCGCAAAGTCTGGGCCTGGCCAGTGGGCATTGTTGGCAACCTGCTGCTGCTGACGGTGTTCCTGGGCAACGTCTTCGGCTCCGCCACACCCGCCACCCTGTGGGGGCAAGCCGGCCGCCAGGTGATGTTCATCGCCGTGGCAGCCTATGGCTGGCACCGCTGGAAGCAGGGCCGCAGCGCCGGTGGCGGGAACACCGCCGTCGTGCCCCAATGGGCCAGCAACCGGACCCGCCTCATCCTCGCCGCCTCGCTGGTGGCTGGCACCGCTGCCTTGACCCCGTTGTTTGACACCCTCGGGTCCTACCCGCCGGTGTGGGCTGACGCCTGGACCTTCGTGGGATCGCTCCTGGCCACCTACGGCATGGCGCGGGGCTGGACCGAGTTCTGGCTGATGTGGGTGGCCGTGGACATCGTGGGTGTCCCGCTCCTGTTCAGCGCCGGATATTACGCCAGCGCCTTCATGTACCTCTTCTACGGCTTCTTCACCCTCGCCGGATTCTTCGTCTGGTGGAATGCCTCCCGCAAGGGTGGCACAGCGGCCGGGCACGAACAGCAGCCGGCCTCGGTGGAGACCGCCTTTCCGGACCCGCGGGTGAAGCTCTGATGGCCGCCGAACTCCGGGTGGCCGCACCCTTCACCCCCGCGGAAGTCCAGGCCATGGAACACGCGCTCGAAGCAGCCCTGCAGGGGCCGCGCGGCGCGAACCCCCTGG from Pseudarthrobacter chlorophenolicus A6 encodes:
- a CDS encoding cytochrome P450 codes for the protein MTDPLLAHATEYGRMYARSTSEQFSVPSITTVISQQPHGLDGWFGYMGASSLAKDPLLSDCLGSPAKIKQAINRAAKAAEAYRDDAARRGDRVHTYCEQVALRALGRPHAMKEAREALAANGEEAFAVRFDEWWDLFRVEPLAPEITVWNKAVGYAGTLDLVARINGRICLIDYKTKGTTRDGQVKSLDDKVVMQLVAGMKAEESLVDPVAGTWEPWKYGEDPVLLAVAIGETEVRPVRANPEVLKHHWWKFCALRRVWELSADTISAGTALLPIAPPPLAQARTA
- the def gene encoding peptide deformylase, with product MAILNIRIIGDPVLRTVADPVTEFGPELAKLVADMTETMEDVDGAGLAAPQIGVSKRVFTYRIDGVEGHIINPVLENSDDYQPDHVEGCLSIPGLGFPVRRFRATRVTGVDMHGNPVSLEGEGMLARCFQHENDHLDGVLYTDRLEGEDRKAALRSIRNANYDSVAERTTAKRAKTVGSSFGGASFGGPGATGQSSGSSFGNAG
- the fmt gene encoding methionyl-tRNA formyltransferase — its product is MRVLFAGTPAVAVPSLDALVEAGFDVVAVLTRPDAPIGRKRVLTPSPVAARAAELGLDVIYAAKVDDAAIEQISAAAPDVAAIVAYGGLVPPAALAIPRHGWINLHFSLLPAWRGAAPVQRSVMAGDDVTGAVTFQLEKGLDTGPVFGTLTEAVGPEDTSGQLLERLSHSGAVLLAQTLSAIETGKASAVPQAGDVSLAPKLTLEDGHLNWHHPALAIGRQARGATPEPGAWTLLDGQRVKLDPVRLRPDVEDLAPGALAFHGKSVLVGTGSHAVELTRIQPAGKKMMAAPDWARGIGSLEGVVFE
- a CDS encoding RsmB/NOP family class I SAM-dependent RNA methyltransferase, which encodes MSGSGTNSGGAQQGRPSGRGRGAGQNGRGQGGPRDNSRRDAQGRERNRGPQRNFTENAPAQRTRRADPARLVAFEVLRAVAQEDAYANLVLPARIRQHRLDKRDAGFATELSCGALRGQGTYDAVLARCVDRPLDQLDPAVLDALRIGVHQLLAMRVPAHAALDQTVGLARAVIGAGPSALINAVLRKVSAHSLDEWLDVLAADETDETRIASLRHAHPEWIVRAMRQALVAHGRPVGEINALLEADNAAPVVNLVALPGLGNLDEALEDGATPGELVEGSALSSGGDLGRLSSVRAGTTRVQDVGSQLVARAMAAVELGTAGPDDAAPEAWLDLCAGPGGKAALLGALARERGATLLANEPAPHRAKLVKQALSAVPEDTWQVRTGDGREVGAEHPGSFDRVLVDVPCSGLGALRRRPESRWRRSPKDLADLGPLQRDLLSSALAAVRPGGVVAYVTCSPHPAETTAVVSDALRKRDDLELLDAGAALDAVSLTGNLGAGHEMTAQLWPHLHSTDAMFLALIRKKA
- the rpe gene encoding ribulose-phosphate 3-epimerase, whose translation is MTQCCINPSILSADFVNLEAELKRISNADAVHVDVMDNHFVPNLTIGLPVVQRIQAVSPVPLDAHLMIADADRWAPGFADAGLASVTFHAEASIAPIKLARELRNRGAKAGMALRPSTPVEPYLDMMSELDMLLIMTVEPGFGGQAFLDVTLPKIRRARAAIDGSGIGVAIQVDGGITEETITRAAEAGANVFVAGSAVYGAEDPGAAIDRLREAGSRSLRNATAE
- the pnuC gene encoding nicotinamide riboside transporter PnuC; translated protein: MDLLRWLFDAQIPVGGSVLILREVLGNIFGLASAFGGMRRKVWAWPVGIVGNLLLLTVFLGNVFGSATPATLWGQAGRQVMFIAVAAYGWHRWKQGRSAGGGNTAVVPQWASNRTRLILAASLVAGTAALTPLFDTLGSYPPVWADAWTFVGSLLATYGMARGWTEFWLMWVAVDIVGVPLLFSAGYYASAFMYLFYGFFTLAGFFVWWNASRKGGTAAGHEQQPASVETAFPDPRVKL